The Chthonomonas sp. genome includes a window with the following:
- a CDS encoding 4Fe-4S dicluster domain-containing protein, translating into MKRDLQDLTAQCIRCGFCLESCPTFTAHGEEADSPRGRIYLVRSAAEGKLSWQDDVRPHLDQCLGCRACETACPSGVEYGAILELARDRIEQESPQRGKALLLSAVTNPQTMRIQLALAKLWPGKRMPAGMSRWISGQPAEADLPRAELGEPWPSLTLPSAQSKAYLLQGCAMRVLFPRVNEATARLVQRVGVQIVDCDLGCCGALHAHNGSLAEARQMAHALCKEVTEPVPIVVNSAGCGSTMKEYGHMDTEFDRVAKATVDASEFLLSAGLVELLKSSLGFRDLTVTYHDACHLAHGQRIKEAPRQLIAAVPGVSLVELTESDMCCGSAGIYNVLQPTMARQLLDRKFKHIQATGASVVVTGNPGCHAWIGQAAREKGQEIKVVHTMEFLESAFLGRFRDV; encoded by the coding sequence GTGAAGCGCGACCTCCAAGACCTGACCGCCCAGTGCATCCGTTGCGGATTCTGCCTGGAGAGCTGTCCCACGTTCACCGCCCATGGCGAAGAGGCCGACTCGCCACGGGGCCGCATCTATCTGGTTCGCAGTGCCGCGGAGGGCAAGCTTAGTTGGCAGGACGACGTCCGACCACACCTCGACCAATGCCTCGGTTGCCGCGCGTGCGAGACCGCTTGCCCAAGTGGAGTTGAGTACGGCGCGATTCTTGAACTTGCACGAGATCGCATAGAGCAAGAAAGTCCACAGCGAGGCAAGGCCCTGTTGCTGAGTGCAGTGACCAACCCACAGACCATGCGCATCCAACTTGCGCTCGCCAAGCTTTGGCCGGGCAAGCGGATGCCCGCCGGCATGAGCCGCTGGATCAGCGGTCAACCTGCCGAAGCCGACCTGCCTCGGGCTGAGCTCGGAGAACCGTGGCCATCCCTGACGTTACCGTCAGCCCAGTCAAAGGCATACCTACTGCAAGGCTGCGCCATGCGCGTGCTCTTTCCTCGCGTGAACGAGGCGACAGCAAGGCTTGTGCAGCGCGTTGGCGTGCAGATTGTTGATTGCGATTTGGGATGCTGCGGCGCGCTTCACGCCCACAATGGTTCCCTCGCCGAAGCGAGGCAAATGGCGCATGCTCTCTGCAAGGAGGTCACCGAGCCGGTTCCCATCGTCGTCAACTCCGCGGGCTGCGGTTCGACCATGAAGGAGTACGGCCACATGGACACCGAGTTCGACCGCGTGGCCAAGGCAACCGTCGATGCCAGCGAGTTTCTTCTGTCCGCGGGGCTCGTCGAACTCCTGAAGTCTTCCCTGGGATTCCGCGACTTGACCGTCACCTACCACGATGCCTGCCACCTTGCCCACGGCCAACGGATCAAGGAAGCCCCACGGCAACTCATCGCGGCGGTGCCCGGCGTCAGCCTCGTCGAGCTGACCGAGTCGGATATGTGCTGTGGGAGCGCGGGCATCTACAACGTCTTGCAGCCGACAATGGCGCGCCAACTCCTGGACCGGAAGTTCAAGCACATCCAGGCGACGGGTGCATCGGTCGTGGTCACCGGCAATCCCGGCTGCCACGCATGGATCGGTCAGGCGGCTCGGGAGAAGGGACAGGAGATCAAGGTAGTGCACACCATGGAGTTTCTGGAGTCTGCCTTCCTTGGGCGGTTCCGCGACGTCTAG